CAACAATTGAATTGTTGGCAAAAGAAATTAACTTTAAGTCACTTAGAGTTTTGACAAATTGTTTACCTATTTTTGAAATTTTGTCTGAGAAAAAAAGTGAAACTTTTAGCGTGTTTCTTGTTGGAGGAGAATTTAGAAAAATAACGAGGTCATTTGTGGGAGAAATAGCGAATACAATTTTAAAAAATATAAATTTTAATAAAATATTTTTTAGCTGCAATGCGATAAAAGAAAATGATATTATGACTTCTACATTTGAGGAAAGTTATACACAAGAAATAGCTTTGAGTAATTCAGAAGAAAAATATTTACTCACAGATGATTCAAAATTTGAAAAAATAGATTTTATAAATTTTTACACACTGGATAAATTAACAGGAATTGTGATAAATAATACTGAAAAAGAAATATTAAATAAAATTGAAAAATATGTAAATCTAATTATTTAAAAAAAGTAAAAAAA
This genomic stretch from Leptotrichia sp. oral taxon 218 harbors:
- a CDS encoding DeoR/GlpR family DNA-binding transcription regulator, which encodes MLSKNKRLEAITKIVEEKGTVRVSDIVECLNVSDMTVRRDFTELEEIGVLKRTHGGAKSNNVSQYKELSHEDKYILNMEKKREIALKAVKLIEEGDTIFLGPGTTIELLAKEINFKSLRVLTNCLPIFEILSEKKSETFSVFLVGGEFRKITRSFVGEIANTILKNINFNKIFFSCNAIKENDIMTSTFEESYTQEIALSNSEEKYLLTDDSKFEKIDFINFYTLDKLTGIVINNTEKEILNKIEKYVNLII